In Gopherus flavomarginatus isolate rGopFla2 chromosome 1, rGopFla2.mat.asm, whole genome shotgun sequence, a single genomic region encodes these proteins:
- the SLC19A2 gene encoding thiamine transporter 1 isoform X1, translated as MEARAPRGRRWVLPTALLCLYGFFASLRPSEPFLTRYLLGPDKNLTETQVFNEIYPVWTYSYLVLLFPVFLATDYLRYKPVILLQGLSLIVTWFMLLYAQGLLAIQFLEFFYGLVTATEIAYYSYIYSIVDLNLYQKVTSYCRSATLVGYTVGSICGQVLVSVASWSLFSLNVLSLTSVSVAFATAWFLPMPQKSLFFHHVLRSQVSREMKVLDCKNGAVIQDDPALKRVPGWEDIELKVSLNVEEHSAETQEEKVDILKVLRELWRDFLQCYSSRPMLCWSVWWAFSTCGYFQVINYTQGLWEMVLPSQRFEIYNGGVEAVSTLLGAVAVFAVGYIKVSWATWGEVALALFSLLIAAAVYVMDTVRNIWLCYASYVIFRIVYMLLITIATFQIATNLSMERYALVFGINTFIALALQTLLTLIVVDSSGLGLNIFTQFMIYASYFAAISLVFLVSGIYSVMKNYRRQEEMPTRSTTSSS; from the exons GTTTTCAATGAAATTTATCCAGTATGGACCTATTCTTATTTGGTGTTGCTGTTTCCTGTATTCCTTGCAACAGACTATCTCAGGTATAAACCTGTAATCCTTCTCCAGGGACTGAGCCTTATAGTGACATGGTTCATGCTGCTCTACGCCCAAGGATTGCTAGCTATTCAGTTCCTCGAGTTCTTCTATGGATTGGTGACTGCTACAGAGATTGCCTATTATTCCTACATCTATAGCATTGTGGATTTGAACTTGTACCAGAAAGTCACCAGCTACTGTCGAAGTGCCACGCTGGTGGGTTACACTGTGGGTTCCATCTGTGGACAGGTTCTGGTATCGGTTGCCAGTTGGTCTCTGTTCAGCTTGAATGTCCTCTCCCTGACCTCTGTGTCTGTGGCTTTTGCCACAGCTTGGTTTCTGCCAATGCCACAGAAAAGTCTTTTCTTTCACCACGTCTTGAGAAGCCAGGTCAGTAGGGAGATGAAAGTTCTAGATTGTAAAAATGGAGCTGTCATCCAAGATGATCCTGCCTTGAAAAGGGTCCCTGGGTGGGAAGATATTGAATTGAAGGTTTCCTTAAATGTAGAAGAGCATTCTGCAGAGACACAG GAGGAGAAAGTGGATATCTTAAAGGTGCTCAGAGAGCTATGGCGGGACTTCCTGCAGTGCTATTCCTCCCGGCCTATGCTCTGCTGGTCTGTGTGGTGGGCATTCTCAACTTGTGGCTACTTCCAGGTAATAAACTACACACAAGGCTTGTGGGAAATGGTGTTGCCTTCTCAGAGGTTCGAGATCTATAATGGTGGCGTGGAGGCAGTTTCTACACTACTAG GTGCTGTTGCTGTATTTGCTGTGGGTTACATAAAAGTATCTTGGGCTACCTGGGGTGAGGTGGCATTGGCCCTGTTCTCCCTCCTCATTGCTGCTGCTGTATATGTCATGGACACTGTTCGTAACATCTGGCTGTGTTACGCCTCATATGTAATCTTCAGAATTGTCTACATGCTGCTCATCACAATAGCAAC GTTCCAGATTGCTACCAATCTAAGCATGGAGCGGTACGCCCTGGTGTTTGGTATCAATACTTTCATTGCCTTGGCTCTGCAGACTTTGCTCACCTTGATTGTTGTCGACTCCAGTGGTCTTGGGCTAAACATATTCACACAG TTCATGATCTACGCTAGTTACTTTGCAGCCATATCGCTGGTGTTCTTGGTCAGTGGCATATACAGTGTTATGAAGAATTACAGAAGACAGGAAGAGATGCCAACCAGATCTACTACAAGCTCTTCTTAG